A section of the Schistosoma haematobium chromosome ZW, whole genome shotgun sequence genome encodes:
- the UFSP2_4 gene encoding Ufm1-specific protease 2 (EggNog:ENOG410VEGP~COG:O): MEMVIQLPNNYPLSPITVSKGRSVGVGSQQWQSWLLQMSVFVNNHNGSILDGIDLWQSNVRKNSMVLKNVQFVTRLCTTQISVCLKCDVTLVVNYFIMLACTNGLQLVEILLVHCVDTCLLIQPVDLYQHNG; the protein is encoded by the exons ATGGAAATGGTTATTCAGTTGCCAAACAACTATCCTTTAAGTCCAATTACTGTTAGTAAAGGGCGTAGTGTTGGTGTAGGAAGTCAACAGTGGCAGTCATGGCTTTTACAAATGTCTGTTTTTGTTAATAATCAT AATGGATCGATTTTAGATGGTATTGATTTGTGGCAAAGTAATGTTCGGAAAAATTCGATGGTGTTGAAGAATGTGCAATTTGTTACTCGATTGTGCACAACACAAATTTCAGTTTGCCTAAAATGCGATGTCACACTTGTCGTAAACTATTTCATTATGCTTGCATGTACAAATGGTTTACAACTAGTCGAAATCCTGCTTGTCCATTGTGTAGACACTTGTTTATTGATCCAACCGGTCGACCTGTATCAACATAATGGgtaa